One window from the genome of Diospyros lotus cultivar Yz01 chromosome 11, ASM1463336v1, whole genome shotgun sequence encodes:
- the LOC127813474 gene encoding uncharacterized protein LOC127813474, translated as MVVKMTKWSPWPPATAKMFQVKVKEMELLDFFNDEEDGDGGDKVMAIEMRWKEARKTALVPFHRLQSSKRRKHISREIVLQKGEAIKWQDEFEKVFSSPIASKDADEFGPSEVSIALLYGAKNRGKAKMAVVGNVVLDLAELASKAEAVVETKVPITVNHAGVATEAALSVCFSFMEVRNSEDSGTVQNSTVSENAGVSSDESAVTDSEGTPENELVVKTRRVELSSSSESESGLSSETQADSVKKAGLFSWKRRRLSLKPGKTKPEPSIKKTIDDDDDDHDSKMDVGLHHNPKPYATEASCEPGREQEESSATGHGHWEEKEVLSRDGESKLRASVFFAGFDQRSDKAAGESACTALVAVIAHWLQSNQDTMPTRSELDRLIVEGSSEWRKLCDEEALKQRFPDKHFDLETVVQAGLRPVSVSRDKSFIAFFAPEKFESLKGAMSFDQIWDQISSCDEGSRPPRTYIVSWNDHFFVLKVDADAYYIIDTLGERLFEGCNRAFMLRFDDSTVMHRRVEKEKPGSSSEEMPGAEPAEPEATSDQEEICSGKECCREFIKRFLAAIPLRELEEQETKEAVSYFALHQRLQIEFNYCSSPPDIS; from the exons ATGGTGGTGAAGATGACGAAGTGGTCGCCGTGGCCGCCGGCGACGGCGAAGATGTTTCAGGTGAAAGTGAAGGAAATGGAGCTCTTAGATTTCTTCAACGACGAAGAAGATGGCGATGGCGGAGACAAGGTAATGGCGATTGAAATGAGATGGAAAGAAGCTCGAAAGACTGCCCTGGTCCCGTTCCACCGACTTCAGTCGTCGAAGCGGCGGAAGCATATTTCGCGCGAGATCGTGTTGCAGAAAGGCGAAGCCATCAAATGGCAGGATGAATTTGAGAAGGTTTTCAGCTCTCCGATCGCGTCAAAGGACGCCGACGAATTTGGTCCGTCGGAAGTTTCGATCGCTTTGCTATAT GGAGCTAAGAACAGAGGCAAGGCTAAAATGGCGGTGGTCGGGAACGTGGTGCTGGATTTAGCCGAACTGGCTTCGAAGGCGGAGGCCGTGGTTGAAACAAAGGTTCCGATCACCGTCAATCACGCCGGAGTTGCCACAGAAGCCGCTCTATCG GTGTGCTTCAGCTTCATGGAGGTTAGAAACTCGGAAGACTCGGGAACGGTTCAAAACTCGACTGTGTCGGAGAACGCGGGAGTGAGTTCGGACGAGTCAGCGGTGACCGATTCAGAAGGCACGCCAGAGAATGAGTTGGTTGTCAAGACACGCCGGGTTGAATTGAGCTCGTCTTCCGAGTCCGAATCGGGTTTGAGTTCGGAGACCCAGGCGGACTCGGTCAAGAAGGCTGGGCTGTTTTCCTGGAAGAGGCGGAGGTTGAGCTTAAAACCTGGGAAAACGAAACCAGAACCGTCGATTAAGAAGACCATCgacgacgatgatgatgatcacGACTCCAAGATGGACGTTGGCCTGCACCACAACCCC AAACCATATGCTACTGAAGCATCTTGTGAACCTGGCCGAGAGCAGGAAGAAAGTAGCGCAACCGGCCATGGCCATTGGGAAGAAAAGGAGGTACTCAGCAGAGATGGGGAATCGAAGCTGAGAGCCAGTGTGTTCTTTGCCGGCTTCGACCAGCGGAGCGACAAAGCCGCCGGGGAGAGCGCCTGCACGGCACTGGTCGCGGTCATAGCCCACTGGCTTCAGTCCAACCAAGACACAATGCCAACAAGATCAGAGCTCGACCGGTTAATCGTCGAAGGCTCCTCCGAATGGAGAAAACTCTGCGACGAGGAGGCCTTGAAGCAACGCTTCCCCGACAAGCATTTTGATCTCGAGACTGTCGTGCAAGCCGGTCTCCGGCCGGTCTCTGTTTCGCGCGACAAATCTTTCATCGCCTTCTTTGCTCCCGAGAAGTTCGAGTCCCTGAAAGGAGCCATGTCTTTTGATCAGATATGGGATCAGATCAGCAGCTGTGATGAAGGTAGCAGGCCGCCGAGAACTTACATAGTTAGCTGGAACGACCATTTCTTTGTGCTGAAGGTTGACGCTGACGCTTACTACATCATCGACACGTTGGGCGAGCGGCTCTTTGAAGGGTGCAACCGAGCTTTCATGTTACGGTTTGACGACTCCACGGTCATGCATCGTAGGGTCGAGAAGGAAAAGCCCGGCTCCAGCTCGGAGGAAATGCCAGGGGCTGAGCCTGCTGAACCTGAGGCAACAAGCGATCAAGAAGAAATATGCAGTGGAAAAGAATGTTGCAGAGAGTTCATTAAGAGATTTCTGGCTGCCATACCACTTAGGGAACTTGAAGAGCAGGAGACAAAGGAAGCAGTTTCCTACTTTGCTCTCCACCAGAGATTGCAGATCGAGTTTAACTACTGCTCTTCACCACCAGACATTTCTTAG
- the LOC127813475 gene encoding uncharacterized protein LOC127813475 → MPRPGPRPYECVRRAWHSERHQPIRGSLIQEIFRVVNEIHSPATKKNKEWQEKLPIVVLKAEEIMYSKANSEAEYMDLKTILDRINDAIRTIIRLDESSETGEFLHPCIEAALNLGCTPRRASRSQRNSNPGCYLKTGTLEPTCVPLSNFENIVQANLITNATFMSHNLNFMKPATMNGGTLLGSDSHGPLPQNRAHTSNKFLVLPENFPPFGTLLSLPKEIYASPNWSVYPLYYVNQLQSQESNFGPYVPLNFTSNKAKPAATGNSQNPNVDASNKFPRAELRGGGAPENPPRGDCDLSLRLGPLSESCVSMNNWPQEVEDVGSNSSQGRSRLSETMQLMDKEFSFFPKPNASDPLDSCSSKWSSEAEKMKADTTTKKRKAVFSYQFEDRQFCWQPKHQYYHSTEKMSNAGL, encoded by the exons ATGCCCAGACCAGGCCCAAGACCATATGAGTGTGTTAGAAGGGCTTGGCACAGCGAAAGACACCAACCCATTAGAGGCTCTCTCATCCAAGAAATCTTCAG GGTTGTGAATGAGATCCATAGCCCtgcaactaagaaaaacaaGGAATGGCAAGAGAAGCTCCCTATTGTGGTTCTTAAGGCAGAAGAAATTATGTACTCCAAGGCCAATTCTGAG GCTGAATACATGGATCTGAAGACTATATTGGACCGGATAAATGATGCTATTAGGACCATTATTCGACTGGATGAGAGCTCCGAGACCGGCGAGTTTCTTCATCCTTGTATTGAAG CTGCTCTCAATTTGGGCTGCACTCCGAGGAGAGCATCAAGGAGTCAACGAAACAGCAACCCAGGATGCTACCTCAAAACCGGCACTCTGGAGCCTACCTGTGTTCCCCTCAGCAACTTTGAGAACATAGTTCAGGCAAATCTCATCACCAATGCGACATTCATGTCTCACAATTTAAACTTTATGAAACCGGCTACCATGAACGGCGGTACTCTTTTAGGCTCTGATTCTCACGGCCCTCTCCCCCAAAATCGTGCTCATACCAGTAACAAGTTCCTTGTTTTGCCTGAGAATTTTCCTCCTTTTGGTACCCTACTGAGCTTACCTAAAGAAATTTATGCATCGCCGAACTGGTCAGTGTATCCCTTGTACTATGTGAATCAGCTCCAATCTCAAGAATCCAACTTTGGTCCTTATGTTCCTCTCAATTTCACTTCTAACAAGGCAAAGCCTGCTGCGACTGGGAACAGCCAAAATCCAAATGTAGATGCTTCGAATAAGTTTCCTCGAGCAGAATTGAGGGGCGGGGGCGCTCCTGAGAACCCACCTCGTGGCGACTGTGACTTGTCATTGCGGTTAGGTCCACTTTCAGAGTCATGCGTAAGTATGAATAATTGGCCCCAGGAGGTTGAAGATGTGGGTTCGAATAGTTCTCAAGGAAGGAGCAGGTTGAGTGAGACAATGCAGCTGATGGATAAAGAGTTCTCTTTCTTCCCCAAGCCTAATGCCAGTGACCCTCTAGACTCATGTTCGAGCAAATGGAGTTCTGAGGCTGAAAAAATGAAGGCTGACACAACTACGAAGAAGAGGAAGGCAGTTTTTAGTTACCAGTTTGAGGATAGGCAATTTTGTTGGCAGCCAAAGCATCAATATTACCATTCTACTGAAAAAATGAGCAATGCAGGTCTGTAG
- the LOC127812839 gene encoding glycosyltransferase BC10, protein MMSPTPLSLFCVLLICLPLAIVFTVVTPPATTIRSITSTSTSTSQTRTNPETRVIETTRITTTTISSSLPARPPSTTEDDDQMLFRRAAGVKPDPLLPKRLAFMFLTTTPLPFAPLWELFFNSTRAQEKLYNIYVHADPSFPYDPPFSGVFENRVIPESKPTRRHSPTLISAARRLLSHALLEDPSNSMFALLSSACIPLHSFDFTYEALVKSDKSFIEILKDEPGAWARWAARGERVMLPELPFEDFRIGSQFFVLTRKHARLVANETRLWSKFKLTCLRKNKNTCYPEEHYFPSLISMEDPRGCVPATLTHVDWRGRHDGHPRTYGVSEVGPKLILALRKDVPRYGVNVDGTNGSHSSMRKRGDPFLFARKFSPDSIATLVRIANDVIFKD, encoded by the coding sequence atGATGTCCCCAACTCCGCTCTCTCTCTTTTGCGTTCTCCTCATTTGTTTGCCCCTAGCCATTGTCTTCACCGTTGTCACGCCGCCAGCCACTACTATTCGATCTATCACCAGCACCAGCACCAGCACCAGCCAAACTAGAACCAACCCAGAAACCAGAGTCATAGAAACAACGAGGATCACAACCACAACTATATCGTCGTCGCTACCAGCTAGGCCACCGTCCACGACGGAAGATGACGACCAGATGCTTTTTCGACGAGCTGCTGGAGTCAAACCCGATCCATTGCTCCCCAAACGACTAGCATTCATGTTCCTAACCACCACACCACTCCCATTTGCCCCGCTTTGGGAGCTCTTCTTCAACTCGACCCGGGCCCAAGAAAAGTTATACAACATATACGTACACGCCGACCCAAGCTTCCCATATGACCCGCCTTTCTCAGGCGTGTTCGAGAACCGGGTCATACCCGAGTCGAAGCCCACTCGACGGCACTCCCCGACGCTCATATCGGCAGCGCGTCGTTTGCTTTCCCATGCACTCCTTGAGGACCCTTCAAATTCCATGTTCGCCCTTCTCTCCTCCGCCTGCATCCCGCTCCACTCCTTCGACTTCACTTACGAAGCTCTTGTAAAATCAGACAAAAGCTTCATCGAAATCCTGAAGGACGAGCCTGGGGCGTGGGCTCGCTGGGCGGCGCGTGGGGAGCGAGTGATGCTCCCAGAGCTGCCCTTCGAGGACTTTAGAATCGGGTCCCAATTCTTCGTGCTGACACGTAAGCATGCCAGGCTGGTTGCCAACGAGACTAGATTGTGGTCAAAGTTCAAGTTGACGTGTTTGAGGAAGAACAAGAACACGTGTTACCCTGAAGAGCATTACTTTCCCAGCCTCATCAGCATGGAAGATCCACGTGGATGCGTGCCGGCTACGCTCACCCACGTAGACTGGAGGGGTCGACATGACGGGCATCCTCGGACGTACGGGGTATCAGAGGTGGGGCCAAAACTAATCCTGGCCCTCAGAAAGGATGTGCCAAGGTACGGCGTTAACGTTGATGGAACCAACGGCTCTCATTCGTCTATGAGAAAACGAGGTGACCCTTTCTTGTTTGCTAGGAAATTCTCCCCCGACTCGATTGCGACGTTGGTAAGGATAGCAAACGACGTTATCTTCAAAGATTAG
- the LOC127813035 gene encoding auxin-responsive protein IAA29 produces the protein MELELGLALPSHNPTKGFDLNQNRLLEQKEIMTTTKKKMMTMMVSAGIYKRSFLQAFDDDHEDHHQYHHHHDVGAEAAPEKRKLGKFSVSWNGQQDEEDDGNGSDSDSDTISNLDEAGEESLVVGWPPVKSWRQKLLHHQPGRGGMAKDRAAGTHGWKSTYVKVKMEGVAIGRKIDLQLYHSYQTLTATLIAMFGKYEKCGGGSHGYTLTYQDKEGDWLLAGDVPWQTFVESVSRLEIVKNGG, from the exons ATGGAGCTTGAACTTGGACTTGCACTTCCATCCCACAACCCAACAAAAGGGTTCGATCTGAACCAGAATAGATTACTGGAGCAGAAAGAGATCATGACGAcgacgaagaagaagatgatgacgATGATGGTCTCTGCAGGAATTTACAAACGCAGCTTTCTTCAAGCTTTTGATGACGATCATGAGGATCATCAtcaatatcatcatcatcatgatgTTGGAGCTGAAGCAGCCCCTGAGAAGAGGAAATTAGGGAAATTCTCTGTATCTTGGAATGGCCAGCAAGACGAGGAAGATGATGGCAATGGCTCAGATTCAGACTCGGACACTATTAGTAACCT GGATGAAGCCGGGGAAGAAAGCCTGGTCGTGGGGTGGCCACCAGTGAAGTCATGGCGGCAGAAGCTGCTGCACCACCAGCCCGGCCGCGGCGGGATGGCGAAGGATCGGGCGGCGGGAACCCATGGATGGAAGTCGACCTACGTGAAGGTGAAGATGGAGGGCGTGGCCATAGGAAGGAAGATCGATCTGCAACTTTATCATTCTTACCAGACCCTCACCGCCACTTTGATCGCCATGTTTGGCAAAT atgAGAAATGTGGAGGAGGGAGCCATGGCTATACACTGACTTATCAAGACAAAGAAGGAGATTGGCTGCTTGCAGGAGATGTTCCATGGCA AACATTTGTGGAGTCAGTGAGTCGCCTGGAGATAGTAAAGAATGGTGGCTAA
- the LOC127813034 gene encoding UDP-N-acetylglucosamine transporter UGNT1 isoform X1, whose product MASTSSMNNSVLPLTDPPRAGDERLFKGSGMTKRGAYAAISYMSCAVLLVMFNKAALSTYSFPCADVITLFQMICSCAFLYALRRWKLISFSGAESLTITDNSITFVPLKTLRRTLPLSLTYLLYMLVVMESVRGVNVPMYTTLRRTTVVFTMIVEYILSGQKYTAPVVGSVALIVVGAFIAGARDLSFDSYGYAILFLANISTAVYLATIARIGKSSGLNSFGLMWCNGIICGPIVLFWAYFRGDLDMTLNFPYLFSPGFLVVLLLSCILAFFLNYSIFLNTTLNSALTQTICGNLKDIFTIGLGWMLFGGLPFDFLNVVGQLLGFIGSGLYAYYKLIGK is encoded by the exons ATGGCGTCCACTTCATCGATGAACAATTCGGTGTTACCGCTAACAGATCCCCCGAGAGCAGGCGACGAGAGGCTCTTCAAAGGATCTGGAATGACCAAAAGAGGCGCCTACGCCGCCATCTCTTACATGTCTTGCGCTG TGCTGTTGGTAATGTTCAACAAAGCAGCTCTTTCTACTTATAGCTTCCCATGTGCAGATGTCATCACTCTCTTCCAG ATGATATGCTCATGTGCATTTCTTTATGCATTAAGGCGCTGGAAACTTATATCTTTCAGTGGGGCTGAATCATTGACTATTACTGATAACTCTATAACATTTGTTCCATTAAAGACATTGAGACGCACCCTACCTCTTTCGCTGACCTATTTGCTTTATATG CTAGTGGTCATGGAGTCTGTCCGAGGAGTAAATGTACCCATGTATACCACCCTTAGAAGGACAACTGTGGTATTCACAATGATTGTTGAGTATATTCTGTCAGGGCAGAAGTACACCGCTCCAGTTGTTGGAAG TGTGGCATTGATTGTTGTTGGTGCATTTATTGCTGGGGCCCGCGACCTATCATTTGATTCCTATGGCTATGCTATTCTCTTTTTGGCCAACATCAGTACTGCTGTATATCTCGCAACCATAGCACGCATTG GTAAATCTAGTGGCCTCAATAGCTTTGGCCTTATGTGGTGCAATG GAATAATATGTGGGCCAATCGTACTGTTCTGGGCATATTTTCGTGGTGACTTGGACATGACATTGAATTTCCCATACCTGTTTTCACCTGGATTTCTG GTTGTGTTGCTTCTGTCCTGCATACTGGCTTTCTTCTTGAACTACAGCATATTTCTAAACACGACTCTCAATTCAGCACTGACACAGACAATTTGTGGCAATTTGAAG GATATTTTCACCATTGGACTTGGCTGGATGCTGTTCGGTGGGCTTCCATTTGATTTT TTGAATGTTGTCGGGCAATTGCTTGGCTTTATTGGATCAGGCTTGTATGCTTACTATAAGCTCATAGGGAAGTAG
- the LOC127813034 gene encoding UDP-N-acetylglucosamine transporter UGNT1 isoform X2 yields the protein MKNWENFVRLVSWTAGRWHSFDIVLLVMFNKAALSTYSFPCADVITLFQMICSCAFLYALRRWKLISFSGAESLTITDNSITFVPLKTLRRTLPLSLTYLLYMLVVMESVRGVNVPMYTTLRRTTVVFTMIVEYILSGQKYTAPVVGSVALIVVGAFIAGARDLSFDSYGYAILFLANISTAVYLATIARIGKSSGLNSFGLMWCNGIICGPIVLFWAYFRGDLDMTLNFPYLFSPGFLVVLLLSCILAFFLNYSIFLNTTLNSALTQTICGNLKDIFTIGLGWMLFGGLPFDFLNVVGQLLGFIGSGLYAYYKLIGK from the exons atgaaaaattgggaaaattttGTCCGACTTGTTAGTTGGACGGCTGGAAGATGGCATAGTTTTGATATAG TGCTGTTGGTAATGTTCAACAAAGCAGCTCTTTCTACTTATAGCTTCCCATGTGCAGATGTCATCACTCTCTTCCAG ATGATATGCTCATGTGCATTTCTTTATGCATTAAGGCGCTGGAAACTTATATCTTTCAGTGGGGCTGAATCATTGACTATTACTGATAACTCTATAACATTTGTTCCATTAAAGACATTGAGACGCACCCTACCTCTTTCGCTGACCTATTTGCTTTATATG CTAGTGGTCATGGAGTCTGTCCGAGGAGTAAATGTACCCATGTATACCACCCTTAGAAGGACAACTGTGGTATTCACAATGATTGTTGAGTATATTCTGTCAGGGCAGAAGTACACCGCTCCAGTTGTTGGAAG TGTGGCATTGATTGTTGTTGGTGCATTTATTGCTGGGGCCCGCGACCTATCATTTGATTCCTATGGCTATGCTATTCTCTTTTTGGCCAACATCAGTACTGCTGTATATCTCGCAACCATAGCACGCATTG GTAAATCTAGTGGCCTCAATAGCTTTGGCCTTATGTGGTGCAATG GAATAATATGTGGGCCAATCGTACTGTTCTGGGCATATTTTCGTGGTGACTTGGACATGACATTGAATTTCCCATACCTGTTTTCACCTGGATTTCTG GTTGTGTTGCTTCTGTCCTGCATACTGGCTTTCTTCTTGAACTACAGCATATTTCTAAACACGACTCTCAATTCAGCACTGACACAGACAATTTGTGGCAATTTGAAG GATATTTTCACCATTGGACTTGGCTGGATGCTGTTCGGTGGGCTTCCATTTGATTTT TTGAATGTTGTCGGGCAATTGCTTGGCTTTATTGGATCAGGCTTGTATGCTTACTATAAGCTCATAGGGAAGTAG